A portion of the Ferrimonas lipolytica genome contains these proteins:
- a CDS encoding tRNA1(Val) (adenine(37)-N6)-methyltransferase, translating into MSFTFKQFHIEHDRCGMPVSTDGVMLGAWAKLPDNGHVADIGTGSGLLALMAAQRSNCAITAIEIDRDAALQATENFAASAWQHRINLYHGPIQQWQGQVDAIICNPPYFTNGARSDKSQGRATARHHDQLSHQQLLEQCARLLSPTGYANVILPQAEAQQLITSLPLFGLHLQRQLLVHTTAKKPVQRQLLTFGKQRCECDQQTLVIHQHGGYSEQFRVLTDNFYLHLGSNH; encoded by the coding sequence ATGAGCTTTACCTTTAAGCAATTCCATATCGAACATGACCGTTGTGGTATGCCGGTAAGCACCGATGGCGTTATGCTTGGAGCTTGGGCCAAACTGCCAGACAACGGCCATGTTGCCGACATTGGTACCGGCTCAGGACTATTGGCGCTAATGGCCGCGCAGCGAAGTAACTGCGCTATTACAGCAATTGAGATCGATCGTGATGCCGCTTTGCAAGCGACAGAAAACTTTGCTGCCAGTGCATGGCAGCATCGAATTAACCTGTATCATGGGCCAATACAGCAGTGGCAAGGCCAAGTGGATGCCATCATCTGCAATCCGCCCTACTTTACTAATGGCGCTCGCAGCGATAAAAGCCAGGGACGAGCAACGGCACGGCACCATGATCAGCTAAGCCATCAGCAGTTGCTCGAACAATGTGCTCGCCTGCTTAGTCCAACGGGCTATGCCAATGTGATTTTGCCGCAAGCAGAAGCACAACAACTGATTACATCGTTGCCGCTGTTTGGCTTACACCTACAGCGACAACTGTTGGTGCACACCACCGCCAAAAAACCGGTGCAGCGACAACTGCTAACCTTTGGTAAGCAACGGTGCGAGTGTGACCAACAAACGCTAGTAATCCATCAACACGGTGGTTACAGCGAACAATTTCGAGTCTTAACCGACAACTTTTACCTACATCTTGGATCCAACCACTGA
- a CDS encoding phosphoglycerate kinase produces the protein MTILKMTDLDLAGKRVLIRQDLNVPIKDGKVTSDARILASIPTIEHALKAGASVMVMSHLGRPVEGEFEQKFSLQPVVDYLADKLTVPVRLESNYLNGFTPVAGELTVLENVRFNRGEKKDDEGLAKSYAELCDIYVMDAFGTAHRAQASTHGAGVYAPVACAGPLLAGELDALGKALDNPARPMVAIVGGSKVSTKLTVLESLATKVDQLVVGGGIANTFIAAAGHGVGKSLYEADLVAQAQKLTADAQSNGGDIPVPTDVVCADKFAEDATATLKGVADVTAEDMIFDIGPDSAEQLAAILKNAGTIVWNGPVGVFEFDQFGKGTERIARAIAESTAFSIAGGGDTLAAVDKYGIAEQVSYISTGGGAFLEFLEGKTLPAVEMLTKRADK, from the coding sequence ATGACCATTCTTAAAATGACCGATCTGGATTTGGCCGGCAAGCGCGTGCTAATTCGTCAAGATCTGAATGTGCCGATTAAAGACGGTAAAGTCACTTCCGATGCGCGGATCCTAGCGTCTATACCAACCATTGAACACGCCCTAAAAGCTGGCGCAAGTGTGATGGTTATGTCTCATCTTGGTCGTCCAGTCGAAGGTGAGTTTGAGCAGAAGTTTTCGCTGCAACCAGTAGTGGATTACCTTGCTGACAAGCTTACTGTACCGGTGCGTCTTGAGAGTAACTACCTCAATGGTTTTACGCCGGTAGCCGGTGAACTGACGGTGCTGGAAAACGTTCGTTTTAACCGCGGCGAAAAGAAAGACGACGAAGGCCTTGCCAAATCGTACGCCGAGCTGTGTGACATCTACGTAATGGATGCCTTTGGTACCGCACATCGCGCGCAAGCTTCTACCCATGGTGCTGGTGTCTATGCTCCTGTTGCCTGTGCCGGACCACTGTTAGCTGGTGAACTGGATGCACTGGGCAAAGCCTTAGATAATCCAGCTCGGCCAATGGTTGCCATTGTCGGTGGCTCTAAAGTCTCCACCAAACTGACCGTACTGGAGTCGTTAGCGACCAAGGTTGACCAGCTGGTTGTTGGCGGCGGCATTGCCAACACCTTTATCGCTGCTGCTGGCCATGGCGTGGGTAAATCGCTTTACGAAGCTGATTTAGTGGCACAGGCGCAAAAACTGACTGCCGATGCGCAGAGCAATGGCGGTGACATCCCTGTACCAACTGACGTAGTTTGCGCCGATAAATTTGCTGAAGACGCGACCGCAACGCTAAAAGGTGTTGCTGATGTAACCGCAGAAGACATGATCTTCGATATCGGCCCAGACAGCGCTGAACAGCTAGCTGCCATTTTGAAGAATGCCGGCACTATTGTCTGGAACGGCCCGGTTGGCGTATTTGAGTTTGATCAGTTTGGTAAAGGGACTGAGCGCATCGCCCGTGCCATTGCCGAATCCACTGCGTTCTCGATTGCTGGCGGTGGTGATACCTTAGCTGCTGTAGATAAATACGGTATCGCTGAGCAGGTTTCTTACATATCTACCGGCGGTGGCGCTTTCTTGGAATTCCTTGAGGGCAAAACATTACCTGCGGTTGAGATGCTGACCAAGCGCGCAGATAAGTAA
- a CDS encoding DUF481 domain-containing protein gives MKRTLIAVFLCVPAIAVAEYSAEAELGATMTSGNTESTSILAKYNSEHKLGDWTNHYKLEALYSEDDDERSAERYRGEVQTDYPASGKHYFFAVLNAETDKFSGYEYVVTGAAGYGNRFIEEEDMTLLFEVGPGYSYKKIDEDLVVDKDNESDVIVRAKTEFWWKFSDNAEFKQTLGSDIAFDGATISFSESSLVANLVGELAMKLSYNIKHNSDPGGDTDSTDTILAATLLYKF, from the coding sequence ATGAAACGGACTTTGATTGCAGTATTCCTATGTGTACCAGCTATCGCAGTAGCAGAATATAGTGCTGAAGCTGAACTGGGTGCAACCATGACCAGCGGTAACACCGAAAGTACTAGTATCTTGGCTAAGTACAACAGCGAACATAAGCTTGGTGATTGGACTAACCACTACAAGCTGGAAGCCCTGTATAGTGAAGATGACGATGAACGTTCTGCAGAGCGTTATCGCGGTGAAGTTCAGACTGATTACCCCGCGTCGGGCAAGCACTATTTTTTTGCGGTATTGAATGCAGAAACCGATAAATTTAGTGGTTACGAATACGTAGTTACAGGCGCGGCAGGTTACGGTAACCGCTTCATTGAAGAAGAAGATATGACCCTTCTATTTGAGGTTGGCCCTGGTTACAGCTACAAAAAAATCGATGAAGATTTGGTTGTAGACAAAGACAATGAGTCCGATGTGATTGTGCGCGCTAAAACAGAGTTTTGGTGGAAGTTTTCTGATAACGCTGAATTCAAGCAAACCCTTGGTTCGGATATCGCCTTCGATGGCGCTACCATCAGCTTTAGCGAAAGCTCGTTGGTTGCCAATCTGGTTGGTGAGCTGGCGATGAAGCTGTCCTACAACATTAAACACAACAGTGATCCCGGTGGCGATACCGACAGCACCGATACTATTTTAGCGGCGACCTTGCTCTATAAGTTTTAA
- the srmB gene encoding ATP-dependent RNA helicase SrmB: MSFLELDLDPRLLSALAKAGYTKPTTIQTEVLECALEQRDILANAPTGTGKTAAFLLPAIQHLLDFRRRDPGHARVLILTPTRELAEQVRQYGEKLVRGTELTIGAIVGGRDYQLDADLLTANLDILVATPGRLEYYLESERFDPRQVELLIIDEADRMLDLGFMPVVEHIANEVRWRKQTMLFSATLEGSGLNQFVHKLLEDPVRCDAKPPRSERKKINQSYYRADDANHKYKLLKRLLADEECERSIIFVRTRERAVQLNSKLFASKVRIAVLQGDMAQGQRDRAIELFKEGKVKHLVATDVAARGLDIQDVTHVINYDLPRKGDIYLHRIGRTARAGAKGSAVSIVEAHDYPHLEKIQRYVGEPIRYRVIESLRPLSKAPKFGKPKKTKAKAKTSASKKKKKK; encoded by the coding sequence ATGAGCTTTTTAGAATTAGATCTTGATCCGCGGTTACTCAGTGCACTGGCCAAGGCCGGTTACACAAAACCTACTACCATTCAGACCGAAGTGCTGGAATGTGCGTTAGAGCAACGTGACATTCTCGCCAACGCCCCAACCGGTACCGGCAAAACCGCCGCTTTCCTGTTGCCTGCAATCCAGCATCTGCTTGATTTCCGTCGCCGCGACCCAGGTCATGCCCGCGTACTGATTCTCACCCCTACTCGTGAGTTGGCTGAGCAGGTGCGTCAGTATGGTGAAAAACTAGTCCGTGGCACCGAGTTGACCATCGGCGCTATTGTTGGTGGCCGCGATTACCAGCTGGATGCCGACCTGCTTACCGCTAACCTAGATATCTTGGTAGCAACTCCAGGACGTCTTGAGTACTACCTTGAGAGCGAGCGCTTTGATCCACGCCAGGTAGAACTTCTGATTATCGACGAAGCCGATCGCATGCTCGATTTGGGCTTTATGCCAGTGGTTGAACACATTGCTAATGAAGTGCGCTGGCGTAAGCAAACCATGCTGTTCTCTGCCACCTTGGAAGGCTCTGGCCTGAACCAATTTGTGCATAAACTGCTGGAAGATCCTGTGCGTTGCGACGCCAAGCCGCCACGCAGTGAGCGTAAAAAGATTAACCAGAGCTACTACCGTGCTGACGATGCTAACCACAAATACAAGCTTCTGAAGCGTCTGCTGGCCGACGAAGAGTGTGAGCGCAGTATCATCTTCGTCCGCACCCGTGAGCGCGCAGTACAGCTAAACTCGAAGTTGTTCGCCTCTAAGGTACGCATTGCAGTATTGCAAGGCGACATGGCTCAGGGACAACGAGATCGTGCCATCGAGTTGTTCAAAGAGGGCAAGGTAAAGCATCTGGTTGCCACCGATGTCGCCGCTCGTGGCTTGGATATCCAAGACGTGACCCACGTAATCAACTACGATTTGCCGCGTAAGGGCGACATATACTTACACCGTATCGGTCGTACCGCTCGTGCTGGTGCCAAGGGCAGCGCCGTATCTATCGTGGAAGCGCATGACTACCCACACTTAGAGAAGATCCAGCGTTACGTTGGTGAGCCCATTCGCTACCGCGTAATCGAAAGCCTGCGTCCGCTGTCTAAGGCACCGAAATTCGGCAAGCCGAAAAAGACCAAAGCCAAGGCTAAAACCTCAGCTTCAAAGAAGAAAAAGAAAAAATAA
- the brnQ gene encoding branched-chain amino acid transport system II carrier protein: MSKRLTPTDTLSLGFMTFAFFLGAGNIIFPPLAGMMAGENMVPAMLGFLVTAVGLPLIGLIAVAKVGGGISTMTKLLPSWVGIAIAMAIYIVIGPAFATPRTGLVAYEIGVVPFLSEATDITQLLFTLVFFSVALLLALNPGKLMDIVGKILTPALIVLLLVLAASVVINPQDAIGAATGPWIEDAFSNGFLEGYMTMDALGALMFGTLIVDVLRRKGIEDKKAQARYLSIAALIAATGLTVVYVSLFFLGATSSVLGAGADNGGAILTAYVVQVFGQPGLVMLALVVGLACLTTAVGLISACSEFFNEVMPKLSYGQWATIMAVLCATVANVGLAQLISISIPVLFLIYPMAMALIFYAYARDNISQQKTVLTVLIATTAFVGLLSALNVAGFATPFVELFNFLPLFDKHLAWVPLTAVILIAGGFYKRGQAQLAEAK; encoded by the coding sequence TTGAGCAAACGTTTAACCCCAACCGACACGTTAAGTCTCGGTTTCATGACTTTCGCATTTTTCTTGGGTGCGGGTAACATCATCTTCCCACCATTGGCTGGCATGATGGCTGGTGAAAACATGGTTCCAGCAATGCTGGGCTTTTTGGTTACTGCAGTAGGCCTGCCACTTATTGGTTTGATTGCAGTAGCTAAAGTAGGCGGTGGTATCTCCACCATGACCAAACTGCTGCCTTCTTGGGTAGGTATCGCCATTGCAATGGCTATCTACATCGTTATCGGTCCTGCGTTTGCAACACCGCGTACTGGCTTGGTTGCTTACGAAATCGGTGTGGTACCGTTCCTGTCAGAAGCGACTGATATTACCCAGTTGCTCTTTACCTTAGTGTTCTTCTCAGTAGCGCTGCTGCTGGCGTTGAACCCCGGTAAGCTGATGGACATCGTTGGTAAAATTCTAACCCCTGCGTTAATCGTATTGTTGTTGGTATTGGCTGCATCGGTAGTGATTAACCCACAAGATGCCATCGGCGCAGCGACGGGACCATGGATTGAAGATGCGTTTAGCAATGGTTTCCTTGAAGGCTACATGACCATGGATGCGCTGGGCGCATTGATGTTCGGTACGCTGATTGTTGATGTTTTACGTCGCAAAGGCATCGAAGACAAGAAAGCGCAAGCCCGCTACCTTTCTATTGCTGCATTGATTGCAGCCACTGGTTTGACTGTTGTTTACGTATCGTTGTTCTTCTTGGGTGCAACCAGTTCAGTACTGGGTGCAGGTGCTGATAACGGCGGTGCAATCTTAACCGCTTATGTGGTTCAGGTATTCGGTCAGCCTGGTCTGGTTATGTTGGCCTTGGTTGTTGGCTTGGCATGTTTGACCACTGCGGTTGGCTTAATCTCTGCTTGTTCTGAGTTCTTTAACGAAGTTATGCCTAAGCTGAGCTACGGCCAATGGGCAACCATTATGGCTGTGCTGTGTGCCACCGTTGCAAACGTTGGTTTGGCTCAGTTGATCAGTATCTCCATCCCAGTGCTGTTTCTTATCTACCCAATGGCAATGGCGCTGATCTTCTACGCATACGCTCGTGACAACATCAGCCAGCAGAAGACTGTTCTGACGGTATTGATTGCAACCACTGCATTTGTTGGCTTGTTGAGCGCATTGAACGTAGCGGGTTTTGCAACTCCGTTTGTTGAACTGTTTAACTTCTTGCCACTGTTTGATAAGCACTTGGCTTGGGTACCGCTAACTGCCGTTATCCTGATCGCTGGTGGTTTCTACAAGCGTGGTCAAGCTCAGCTGGCTGAAGCGAAGTAA
- a CDS encoding MalY/PatB family protein — protein sequence MTQFNPLSSYGQNSFIKSKPSMLTGIYGSTDVFPYWVADMDFKVAEPISSELKRLVDRGVYSYEFNQDALFQAMVSWFERRHHLMLSADNFVQVPGVLSGIALLLNQFTEVGDAVLIHTPAYHQFSNLISKAERTVVTSPLTLVNDQYQIDFKGMEQQIQQQQVKAMILCNPHNPTGRVWSKAELTQLVAIAKRYDVLIISDEIHSDIIFAGHQFTSMASFDYPKAITLLGSPAKTFGMHSISNGYIYAGNSELLGVIKHQVSAMYLDHGNAFSTFATIVAYQQAEQWLDGLLAYLQQTVNWITAFVSQHINGLKVFQPQGTYQLWFDFSGLELSQQQLNMVLFEQAKMGLTPGAWFGESNPNFMRMNIATARENIIASFELLRDAIDNVEEKLTAANKCQGDRSADQGCC from the coding sequence ATGACTCAGTTCAACCCTTTGTCCAGCTACGGCCAAAACAGCTTTATTAAATCCAAACCATCAATGTTAACTGGCATCTATGGCAGCACCGATGTGTTTCCATATTGGGTAGCAGATATGGACTTTAAGGTCGCTGAGCCTATCAGTTCGGAGCTCAAGCGTTTAGTCGACCGTGGCGTTTACTCCTATGAGTTTAATCAAGACGCGTTGTTTCAGGCGATGGTTAGCTGGTTTGAAAGACGCCATCACTTGATGTTGTCAGCGGACAATTTTGTTCAGGTGCCGGGGGTTTTATCGGGGATTGCGTTGTTGCTGAATCAATTTACTGAGGTTGGCGACGCAGTACTGATTCATACCCCGGCTTACCATCAGTTCTCCAACCTGATCAGTAAGGCTGAACGTACGGTCGTAACCAGTCCATTGACGCTTGTTAATGACCAATACCAGATCGACTTTAAGGGCATGGAGCAACAGATCCAACAGCAGCAGGTTAAGGCGATGATCTTGTGCAACCCCCATAATCCAACTGGGCGGGTGTGGAGTAAAGCTGAACTAACGCAGCTGGTTGCCATTGCCAAGCGCTATGACGTGCTGATCATCAGCGACGAGATCCACTCCGACATCATCTTTGCTGGCCATCAATTCACCAGCATGGCCAGTTTCGATTACCCTAAGGCAATAACACTACTTGGCTCACCAGCAAAAACCTTTGGTATGCATAGCATCTCCAACGGTTACATCTATGCCGGCAACAGTGAGCTTCTAGGGGTGATAAAGCATCAAGTTAGTGCGATGTATCTTGACCACGGCAATGCATTTAGCACTTTTGCCACCATCGTCGCGTATCAACAAGCAGAACAATGGCTTGATGGTTTGTTGGCTTACCTGCAACAGACGGTTAATTGGATTACCGCTTTTGTTAGTCAGCACATCAACGGGTTGAAGGTGTTCCAGCCACAAGGGACCTATCAGCTGTGGTTTGATTTTTCTGGGCTGGAATTGTCGCAGCAACAACTCAATATGGTGCTATTTGAGCAAGCGAAAATGGGGTTGACCCCAGGTGCCTGGTTTGGTGAGTCGAACCCAAATTTTATGCGGATGAATATCGCTACAGCACGGGAGAATATCATCGCCTCATTTGAGTTGTTGCGCGACGCCATTGATAACGTTGAAGAGAAACTGACCGCTGCTAACAAATGCCAAGGCGACCGCTCTGCCGATCAAGGTTGCTGTTAG
- a CDS encoding PAS domain-containing protein — MHHIINRRQSDSWATSSSLLFIAKLLLIALVTVVLTESVLYTNRTDLQKRLSNQRFAALQIFSDRINDTLQQQRVDTITLKQFSLLSELLDGDDNDLSRTHQVLSRLQARVLAYQDIALIDKDGNIVISTGEDRQLSVSKRALQQAMSTLTMADVYLSPLELNNPDGEARVWTLTPLNNNRHGASYLLVNVRLNELWESIYSITYGEKPALFLVNQSGQYIHLTEPEKHGKTPLRQLYPGVWEYMGKEGFGQYQLGDKNLIFMKVRPSNNDSVYLLSYIDANTNMPIENRFRWQIRAIMAMVLLFLSLFLWLQRRQRLTQRAQKRANKLAEQLYQSNIGSMLFNSDGYCISVNQQLVEQLGIEATKLEDRRFSRLFHSEMIGIDVVWQMARTSGYWHGALQLTNQQNSQLRINLHSFYIEPNEVLLLMRLEESPQQREQALRLAQYEQLSDSGSGIALIGANQNIINCNRAMTAITKTPLQQLLHSNWQQLLPLCSEDMNQLMETQLTSRGFWQSQLWIRRGDAAICRCLASIQISELTHIEEGNRILTLTPLRDLSLYSDDGLAGNISRGNLGQLLRQQPNHQHCLMVLSIGNDSEINSFSDADQTLFRQHEILNHLVAALPPEAVLGNFSHPSEIQILLPRWQHTQASQLAAGLLKLLDDADLGQQTIIGLSQSDVDANWVQLLDEALAAIERARMTGQRYCQAHTRISKSSI, encoded by the coding sequence TTGCATCACATCATTAACCGAAGGCAATCCGACTCCTGGGCAACCAGCAGCTCGTTGCTATTTATTGCTAAGCTGTTACTGATTGCATTGGTTACCGTGGTATTAACCGAATCAGTTCTCTACACCAACCGCACCGATCTGCAAAAAAGATTATCAAATCAACGATTTGCAGCCCTTCAAATATTTAGCGATCGCATCAACGATACCTTGCAACAACAACGGGTAGATACCATTACCCTCAAACAGTTCAGCCTGCTTTCTGAACTGTTAGACGGAGACGACAACGACTTAAGCCGAACTCACCAAGTACTGTCGCGATTACAAGCGCGGGTTCTCGCTTACCAAGACATCGCCTTGATTGATAAAGACGGCAATATTGTTATCTCCACTGGTGAAGATCGGCAACTCAGTGTAAGCAAACGGGCGCTACAACAAGCGATGTCGACATTAACTATGGCAGACGTATATCTGTCACCGTTGGAACTCAATAATCCCGACGGCGAAGCGCGCGTTTGGACACTAACCCCACTCAACAACAATCGTCACGGTGCGAGTTACCTGTTAGTTAACGTTCGCCTCAATGAGTTATGGGAATCAATCTACAGCATCACCTATGGCGAAAAACCAGCGCTATTTTTGGTTAATCAAAGTGGTCAATATATTCATCTAACCGAACCCGAAAAGCACGGTAAGACACCACTGCGTCAACTTTATCCTGGCGTCTGGGAGTACATGGGTAAGGAGGGTTTCGGTCAATATCAACTTGGTGATAAAAACCTGATCTTTATGAAAGTAAGGCCAAGCAATAACGACTCGGTCTACCTACTGTCTTACATTGACGCTAATACCAATATGCCAATTGAGAATCGCTTTCGCTGGCAGATCCGAGCAATTATGGCGATGGTGCTGCTGTTTCTTAGCTTGTTCTTATGGTTGCAACGACGACAACGGTTAACCCAACGCGCTCAAAAGCGCGCCAATAAACTGGCTGAGCAACTGTATCAATCCAATATTGGTTCGATGTTGTTTAACAGCGACGGCTACTGCATCAGTGTCAACCAACAGCTGGTTGAACAACTTGGCATCGAAGCAACCAAACTGGAAGATCGTCGCTTCAGTCGGTTATTTCATAGCGAGATGATCGGCATCGATGTGGTTTGGCAGATGGCACGTACCTCCGGCTACTGGCATGGAGCGTTGCAGCTAACTAACCAACAAAACTCGCAACTACGGATAAATCTGCATAGTTTTTACATCGAGCCAAACGAAGTGCTGTTATTAATGCGCTTAGAGGAGAGTCCACAACAGCGAGAACAAGCATTGCGCTTAGCTCAATACGAGCAGTTGAGCGACAGTGGTAGCGGTATTGCTTTAATTGGTGCTAACCAAAACATCATTAACTGCAATCGGGCCATGACCGCCATCACCAAGACTCCATTGCAGCAGTTGCTGCATAGTAACTGGCAGCAACTGCTGCCGCTGTGCAGTGAAGACATGAACCAGCTGATGGAAACTCAGTTAACTTCGCGCGGTTTCTGGCAAAGTCAGCTGTGGATCCGCCGTGGTGATGCCGCCATATGCCGCTGCTTGGCCAGCATTCAAATCTCAGAGTTAACCCATATTGAGGAAGGAAATCGGATCTTGACCCTCACACCACTTAGAGATCTGTCACTCTATAGTGACGACGGGTTAGCTGGCAATATTAGCCGTGGCAACCTTGGTCAACTGCTGCGACAGCAGCCCAACCACCAACACTGTTTGATGGTGCTTAGCATTGGCAATGACTCGGAAATAAACAGTTTCTCTGATGCTGATCAGACCCTTTTTAGACAGCATGAGATCCTCAATCACCTTGTCGCAGCACTGCCGCCAGAAGCGGTATTGGGCAACTTCTCTCACCCTAGTGAGATTCAGATCTTACTGCCACGCTGGCAACACACGCAGGCGTCGCAACTGGCGGCTGGTCTATTAAAGCTATTGGACGACGCCGATCTCGGCCAACAAACCATCATAGGTTTGTCTCAAAGCGATGTTGATGCCAACTGGGTGCAGCTATTGGATGAGGCGTTAGCGGCCATTGAACGCGCTCGGATGACCGGCCAGCGTTATTGCCAAGCCCACACCCGCATTTCCAAAAGCTCGATATAG
- the epd gene encoding erythrose-4-phosphate dehydrogenase → MTLRVAINGYGRIGRSTLRALYESGHRDQIEIVAINELAKPEGIAHLTQFDTTHGRFHLPVNSAEGLLMVGDDRIQLFHQADPSQLPWAQLNIDVVFECTGSAKTAAACQAHLEAGAKRVLISNPADHHVDATVVYGVNHHELNGSERIVSNASCTTNCSVPVLKLLDDAFGIERGAITTIHSSMNDQQVIDAYHDDLRRTRAASQSIIPVDTRLARGIERILPNLHNKLEAIAVRVPTTNVTAMDLSLTLRDRVDIEQINQRLKQAIQQFPDIVGFTQAPLVSIDFNHDTHSCVIDGSQTRVADGHLVKLLLWCDNEWGFANRMLDTAVAMHTAEQD, encoded by the coding sequence ATGACATTACGCGTCGCCATAAACGGCTATGGCCGGATCGGACGTTCCACCTTGCGAGCGCTTTATGAAAGTGGCCATCGCGATCAGATTGAGATCGTTGCTATTAATGAACTGGCTAAGCCAGAAGGCATAGCCCATCTGACTCAGTTTGATACCACCCACGGCCGCTTCCACCTGCCAGTCAACAGTGCCGAAGGCTTGTTGATGGTCGGGGATGATCGCATTCAGCTTTTCCATCAAGCTGACCCAAGCCAATTACCTTGGGCGCAGCTCAATATCGATGTGGTATTTGAATGTACCGGCAGTGCCAAGACTGCAGCGGCATGCCAAGCCCATTTGGAAGCAGGTGCCAAACGAGTACTCATTTCTAACCCTGCTGATCATCACGTGGATGCCACCGTTGTTTATGGGGTCAATCACCATGAACTGAACGGTAGCGAACGCATTGTTTCTAATGCTTCTTGTACCACCAATTGCTCAGTGCCGGTGTTAAAGCTACTTGACGATGCCTTTGGGATTGAGCGTGGTGCTATTACAACCATCCATTCGTCGATGAATGACCAGCAGGTGATCGACGCTTATCATGATGATCTCCGTCGTACCCGTGCAGCTAGCCAATCAATCATTCCGGTAGATACTCGTTTAGCGCGCGGCATTGAACGCATCTTGCCCAATCTGCATAACAAACTTGAAGCCATTGCCGTTCGTGTTCCCACCACTAATGTGACCGCGATGGATCTGTCGTTAACTCTGCGCGACAGAGTTGATATTGAACAAATTAACCAGCGTTTAAAGCAAGCAATCCAGCAATTTCCTGACATTGTTGGTTTTACCCAAGCACCTTTGGTATCTATCGACTTTAATCATGATACACACTCCTGCGTTATCGACGGCAGCCAGACGCGGGTGGCTGATGGTCACCTAGTGAAATTGCTGTTGTGGTGCGATAACGAATGGGGCTTTGCTAACCGAATGCTGGATACGGCTGTGGCAATGCACACCGCCGAACAAGATTGA
- the fba gene encoding class II fructose-bisphosphate aldolase (catalyzes the reversible aldol condensation of dihydroxyacetonephosphate and glyceraldehyde 3-phosphate in the Calvin cycle, glycolysis, and/or gluconeogenesis) — protein MALISLRQLLDHAAEHSYGVPAFNVNNLEQMRAIMQAAEQTDSPVIVQASAGARKYARPQFLKYLMNAALEQYPDVPVCIHQDHGTSPDVCQRSIQMGFSSVMMDGSLHADGKTPADYGYNVQVTQRTVAFAHACGVSVEGEIGCLGSLETGMAGEEDGVGAEGVLSHDQLLTDPEEAARFVAATKVDALAIAIGTSHGAYKFSKKPTGEVLRMDRIKEIHARIPDTHLVMHGSSSVPQEWLEIINQYGGEIPETYGVPVEEIVEGIKYGVRKVNIDTDLRLASTGAVRKFLAENPAEFDPRKFLKASMDAMAGICTDRFEAFGCAGQGSKLKPLSLQAMYKRYQTGELDPKVNI, from the coding sequence ATGGCCTTGATCTCCCTACGACAGCTGCTGGATCACGCTGCTGAACACAGCTATGGCGTACCAGCATTTAACGTCAACAACCTAGAGCAGATGCGCGCCATCATGCAGGCTGCTGAGCAAACCGACTCTCCGGTTATCGTGCAGGCTTCTGCTGGTGCGCGTAAGTACGCTCGCCCACAATTTCTAAAGTACTTGATGAATGCGGCACTGGAGCAGTACCCAGATGTACCAGTATGTATCCATCAAGATCACGGTACCTCGCCAGACGTATGTCAGCGCTCTATCCAAATGGGTTTCAGCTCAGTAATGATGGATGGTTCTCTGCACGCCGACGGTAAGACCCCTGCGGATTACGGCTACAACGTCCAAGTAACTCAGCGTACCGTTGCGTTTGCCCACGCTTGTGGTGTGTCCGTTGAAGGTGAAATCGGTTGTTTGGGGAGCCTCGAAACCGGCATGGCTGGTGAAGAAGACGGTGTCGGTGCGGAAGGTGTATTGAGCCACGACCAGCTGTTGACCGATCCTGAAGAAGCAGCACGCTTTGTTGCTGCGACCAAGGTTGATGCGTTGGCTATCGCTATTGGTACTTCTCATGGCGCTTACAAGTTCTCTAAGAAACCTACCGGAGAAGTACTGCGAATGGATCGCATCAAAGAGATCCACGCGCGCATCCCTGACACTCACTTGGTAATGCATGGCTCCTCTTCAGTGCCGCAAGAGTGGCTGGAGATCATCAACCAATACGGTGGTGAAATCCCTGAAACCTACGGTGTGCCAGTGGAAGAGATCGTTGAAGGCATCAAGTACGGTGTACGTAAAGTAAACATCGATACCGATCTACGTTTGGCGTCTACCGGTGCGGTACGTAAGTTCCTTGCTGAAAATCCAGCAGAGTTTGATCCGCGTAAATTCCTGAAGGCATCGATGGATGCAATGGCTGGGATCTGTACTGATCGTTTCGAAGCCTTTGGCTGTGCAGGTCAAGGCAGTAAGCTGAAGCCACTGAGCCTGCAGGCGATGTACAAGCGCTACCAGACCGGTGAGTTGGATCCAAAAGTAAACATTTAA